Proteins encoded together in one Chiloscyllium plagiosum isolate BGI_BamShark_2017 chromosome 3, ASM401019v2, whole genome shotgun sequence window:
- the lyrm2 gene encoding LYR motif-containing protein 2 translates to MAAARLPPGVLNLRQFVHRQKVLSLYRKILKVIHQIPNEGDKQYLKNWARHEFKQNKNATDEDAVRMMLTHGNMQLKELEKMLQLAK, encoded by the exons ATGGCGGCAGCCAGATTACCGCCGGGTGTGCTAAACCTGAGACAG TTTGTGCATCGACAGAAGGTTCTGAGTTTGTACAGGAAGATATTGAAAGTGATTCATCAGATTCCAAATGAAGGAGATAAACAATATCTTAAGAATTGGGCaagacatgaattcaaacagaatAAGAATGCGACAGATGAA GATGCAGTGAGAATGATGCTCACTCATGGAAATATGCAACTTAAGGAGCTAGAGAAAATGCTTCAATTAgccaaataa